From the genome of Fusobacterium varium, one region includes:
- a CDS encoding Protein of uncharacterised function (DUF979) yields the protein MTKESPTMIPHESSRILQQMGATVILPQLLGALGSVFAKAGVGEVIASLMGGVIPDGNRLLGVIGYCVAMAVFTMIMGNAFAAFAVITAGIGVPFVINLGANPALVGALGLTAGYCGTLMTPMAANFNIVPASILEMENKNSVIFVQAPIAIVMLIIHIIIMYLFAF from the coding sequence GTGACTAAAGAATCACCTACTATGATACCTCATGAATCTTCAAGAATATTACAGCAAATGGGAGCAACAGTTATTTTACCACAGCTTCTTGGAGCGTTGGGATCTGTATTTGCAAAAGCTGGAGTAGGAGAAGTTATTGCTTCATTAATGGGAGGAGTTATTCCTGATGGTAATAGATTACTTGGGGTAATAGGATATTGTGTAGCTATGGCAGTATTTACAATGATAATGGGAAATGCCTTTGCAGCTTTTGCAGTTATTACAGCAGGAATAGGGGTTCCATTTGTTATTAACTTAGGAGCTAATCCTGCATTAGTTGGAGCATTAGGATTAACAGCTGGATATTGTGGAACTTTAATGACACCAATGGCAGCTAACTTTAATATCGTTCCAGCTTCTATTTTGGAAATGGAGAATAAAAATAGTGTTATATTTGTTCAAGCACCAATAGCTATAGTAATGCTTATAATTCATATTATTATAATGTATTTATTTGCTTTCTAA
- the pcp gene encoding Pyrrolidone-carboxylate peptidase — protein MKVLITGFDPFGGEKINPAWEAVRALPDNIDGIEVIKLQIPTVFKKSAKKLFENIDSVKPDVVICVGQAGGRYEFCVERVAINLDDGRIPDNEGYQPVDTPVFEDGDTAYFSSLPIKGMVEELKKASIPAAVSNTAGTYVCNHIMYSLLYYLNKNKLNNIRGGFIHVPYIPEQVVDKKNTPYMELSRITKALEVSIKAVKTYQKDIVVSGGKEF, from the coding sequence ATGAAAGTATTAATAACTGGCTTTGATCCATTTGGAGGAGAAAAAATAAATCCTGCATGGGAGGCAGTAAGAGCTTTACCTGATAATATTGATGGAATAGAAGTAATAAAACTTCAAATTCCAACTGTATTCAAAAAATCAGCGAAAAAATTATTTGAAAATATAGATTCTGTAAAACCTGATGTGGTAATATGTGTAGGTCAGGCAGGAGGAAGATATGAGTTCTGTGTAGAAAGAGTGGCTATAAATTTAGATGATGGAAGAATACCTGATAATGAAGGATATCAACCAGTAGATACTCCTGTATTTGAAGATGGAGATACAGCATATTTCTCTTCTCTTCCAATAAAAGGAATGGTAGAAGAATTGAAAAAAGCTTCTATTCCAGCAGCAGTATCTAACACAGCAGGAACATATGTTTGCAATCACATTATGTATTCTCTATTATATTATTTAAATAAAAATAAATTAAATAATATCAGAGGTGGATTTATTCATGTTCCATATATACCTGAACAAGTAGTAGATAAGAAAAATACACCATATATGGAATTATCAAGAATAACAAAAGCTTTGGAAGTATCAATAAAAGCAGTTAAAACTTATCAAAAAGATATAGTTGTATCTGGTGGAAAAGAATTTTAA